The Callospermophilus lateralis isolate mCalLat2 chromosome 3, mCalLat2.hap1, whole genome shotgun sequence genome has a segment encoding these proteins:
- the Psmf1 gene encoding proteasome inhibitor PI31 subunit isoform X2: METSMIINVLEYGSQQVADLTLNLDDYISAEDLRDFHRTYKNSEELRSRILSGIISPIHEQWDKASVSSPHREFPPATAREVDPLRIPSHHPHTSRQPPWCDPLGPFAVGGEDLDPFGCRRGGMIVDPLRSGFPRALIDPSSGLPNRLPPGAVPPGARFDPFGPIGTSPSGPNPDHLPPPGFDDMYL; encoded by the exons atggagaccagcatGATCATTAATGTGCTG GAATATGGCTCGCAGCAGGTGGCAGACTTGACCCTGAACTTGGATGATTATATCAGTGCAGAAGACCTGCGTGACTTCCACAG GACCTACAAGAACAGTGAGGAGCTCCGGTCTCGGATCCTGTCTGGAATCATCTCACCCATCCATGAGCAGTGGGACAAGGCTAGTGTGAGCAGTCCCCATCGGGAGTTCCCCCCTGCCACAGCCAGAGAGGTGGACCCCCTCCGGATTCCCTCTCACCATCCGCACACCAGCCGGCAGCCTCCCTG GTGTGATCCCCTGGGCCCATTTGCTGTCGGGGGAGAAGACCTAGACCCTTTTGG GTGTCGGAGAGGTGGCATGATTGTGGATCCCCTGAGATCCGGTTTCCCGAGAGCTCTTATTGACCCATCTTCAGGCCTCCCAAACCGTCTTCCTCCAGGCGCTGTGCCCCCAGGAGCTCGCTTTGACCCCTTTGGGCCCATTGGGACCAGCCCATCTGG ACCGAACCCAGACCATCTCCCCCCGCCAGGCTTCGATGACATGTACCTGTGA